The proteins below come from a single Panicum hallii strain FIL2 chromosome 7, PHallii_v3.1, whole genome shotgun sequence genomic window:
- the LOC112899796 gene encoding glutamine synthetase, chloroplastic, producing the protein MAQAVLPAMQCQVGAKAAVRARPAASAAGRVWGVRRSGRGTPGFKAMALSTASTGVVPRLEQLLNMDTKPYTDKIIAEYIWVGGSGIDIRSKSRTIEKPVEDPSELPKWNYDGSSTGQAPGEDSEVILYPQAIFKDPFRGGNNILVMCDTYTPAGEPIPTNKRHRAAQIFSDPKVVEQVPWFGIEQEYTLMQRDVNWPLGWPVGGYPGPQGPYYCAVGAEKSFGRDISDAHYKACLYAGINISGTNGEVMPGQWEYQVGPSVGIEAGDHIWISRYLLERITEQAGVVLTLDPKPIPGDWNGAGCHTNYSTKSMREDGGFEVIKKAILNLSLRHDLHISAYGEGNERRLTGLHETASIDTFSWGVANRGCSIRVGRDTEAKGKGYLEDRRPASNMDPYIVTGLLAETTILWEPTLEAEALAAKKLALNV; encoded by the exons ATGGCGCAGGCGGTGTTGCCGGCGATGCAGTGCCAGGTCGGGGCGAAGGCGGCCGTCCGGGcaaggccggcggcgagcgccgCGGGAAGGGTGTGGGGCGTCAGGAGGAGCGGACGCGGCACCCCGGGGTTCAAGGCCATGGCCCTGAGCACCGCGAGCACCGGGGTGGTGCCGCGCCTCGAGCAGCTGCTCAACATGGACACCAAGCCCTACACCGACAAGATCATCGCCGAGTACATCTG GGTCGGAGGATCTGGAATCGACATCAGAAGCAAATCAAGG ACAATTGAAAAACCCGTGGAGGATCCCTCGGAACTACCAAAATGGAACTACGATGGATCAAGCACAGGCCAAGCTCCAGGAGAAGACAGTGAAGTCATTCTATA TCCCCAGGCTATTTTCAAGGACCCATTCCGAGGCGGCAACAACATTTTG GTTATGTGTGATACCTACACGCCAGCTGGGGAACCCATTCCTACTAACAAACGCCACAGGGCTGCACAAATTTTCAGCGACCCAAAGGTCGTTGAACAAGTGCCATG GTTTGGCATTGAGCAAGAGTACACTTTGATGCAGAGAGATGTGAATTGGCCTCTTGGCTGGCCTGTTGGAGGCTACCCTGGTCCCCAG GGTCCGTACTACTGTGCCGTAGGAGCGGAAAAATCATTCGGCCGCGACATATCAGATGCTCACTACAAGGCATGCCTTTACGCTGGAATCAACATTAGTGGAACAAACGGGGAGGTCATGCCTGGTCAG TGGGAGTACCAAGTTGGACCTAGTGTTGGTATTGAAGCAGGAGACCACATATGGATTTCAAGATACCTTCTCGAG AGAATCACGGAGCAAGCTGGAGTTGTGCTTACACTTGATCCAAAACCAATTCCG GGTGACTGGAACGGAGCTGGCTGCCACACAAATTACAG CACGAAGAGCATGCGTGAAGATGGAGGATTTGAAGTGATCAAGAAAGCAATCCTTAACCTTTCTCTGCGCCATGATTTGCACATTAGTGCATATGGAGAAGGAAATGAAAGAAGATTGACAGGGTTACACGAGACAGCTAGCATCGACACCTTCTCATGG GGCGTGGCGAACCGTGGATGCTCTATTCGTGTGGGGAGAGATACTGAGGCCAAAGGAAAAG GGTACCTGGAAGACCGTCGCCCAGCATCGAACATGGACCCATACATTGTGACAGGGCTACTGGCAGAGACCACAATTCTCTGGGAGCCAACCCTTGAAGCCGAGGCTCTTGCCGCTAAGAAGTTGGCACTGAATGTATGA
- the LOC112899797 gene encoding uncharacterized protein LOC112899797, whose protein sequence is MTKLLCVVLVSSLLLATLAGASSSSLMPSLGRHQAQVLGRKGRDLGQLGYHHQHQTKHMQQHEGMAMEVEKPAETTAGWTVDHGDDAKDGLIYSADYSGVAMHAGSPPTPKPKHRHPKP, encoded by the exons ATGACGAAGCTACTCTGTGTTGTTCTTGTCTCAAGCCTTCTTCTAGCCACTCTCGCAGGTGCTTCTTCATCTTCTCTTATGCCCTCCCTCGGCAGGCATCAAGCACAAGTTCTAGGCCGGAAAGGCAGAGACCTTGGCCAGTTAGGATACCATCACCAGCATCAAACCAAGCACATGCAGCAGCATGAG GGAATGGCTATGGAGGTGGAGAAGCCTGCGGAGACGACGGCCGGTTGGACGGTGGATCATGGTGACGACGCCAAGGATGGGCTGATCTACAGCGCGGACTACAGCGGGGTGGCCATGCATGCCGGCTCTCCACCGACGCCCAAGCCCAAGCACAGGCACCCCAAACCGTAG
- the LOC112901308 gene encoding uncharacterized protein LOC112901308 encodes MRARRWSRAALVACLVLLAAACAAESRAVPGGSGKAAAAADGGRPSAFDVVVVGLVSIGLGRRWRAGGGDELVDEDKRRVPTGPNPLHNR; translated from the coding sequence ATGAGGGCGAGGCGGTGGTCTCGCGCGGCGCTGGTCGCGTGCTTAGTGCTCCTCGCGGCCGCGTGCGCCGCCGAGTCGCGCGCGGTGCCCGGCGGCAGCGGcaaggcggccgcggccgctgaCGGCGGGAGGCCGAGCGCGTTCGACGTCGTGGTCGTCGGCCTCGTCAGCATCGGGCTtggacggcggtggcgcgccggcggcggcgacgagctgGTCGACGAGGACAAGCGCCGCGTGCCCACGGGGCCCAACCCGCTGCACAACAGATGA
- the LOC112899196 gene encoding uncharacterized protein LOC112899196, which produces MHPNAMNRNGKRRKRKGRMDEAAADDASPSSASFDHHVFPILLAAAQTTRQNSNSCSSAALAARLLRRVLSRSPQMLSPLPDSLVALLPRLLSSSCPSVAALSCEVLGAAALRSMEAGEVLASDSGIASGLARALGSGSQRVTEAACNSIMDLSASSVGRERLAGSPVLPSMLHVFFQVESICEFVDSRTTKHPEKDTEANKISYLIIDTVVLLVSSRKVDKMQSMQQELVRSTLSLLYKVWKKVKLLRSSADCNNRKNQLQSREYEISKAIFNLSIELASPACLEPDVVRKSIFGQAESNFENFVLAYWEKSPNLYRRKQNTQNDDPVFAALNSAFNLGTTPDAIIESFIKGLVSCPAIASDELDINSFLHEVHDSLGDAIKYRQDIRVLRTEDPSDQTSRVYAREEHFFDDGTVFLDEEAFAKKCKHAFKKGYSVALRGLEFRSEKVAAIASALADLFGQPSVGANIYFSPPRSQGLARHYDDHCVLVWQLLGCKKWMIWPNPKPLLPRLYEPFDPLDCTLDDNSGRVEVLHEGDMMYIPRGYVHEAHTDVGESQMNAYAGYSLHLTLAIEVEPPFEWEGFAHIALHCWVEKQKLGGSRFDRSRAKEETSLFALVLHVAIRLLSNNDPIFRKACIVAAKLPSSSSCTTAHLKALRSSQRSTFDEILRSLEKNCSFKEALKSIELAVQENNDEPFLWMSWLRHLPQGGDADLRIDFCNILDALEELVEAFSSNPEQALVGFTGFTSRFCRYVVYQDACESFGTLLQMYRTTRNQYMRGMLALHGAHVS; this is translated from the exons ATGCACCCGAACGCCATGAATCGGAACGGGAAGAGGAGAAAGAGGAAGGGGCGCATGGATGAAGCGGCCGCCGATGACgcctcgccctcctccgcctccttcGACCACCACGTCTTCCCCATCCTTCTCGCCGCCGCCCAAACCACccgccaaaacagcaactcctGCTCCTCAGCCGCACTAGCAGCCCGCCTCCTGCGTCGCGTGCTCTCCCGCTCGCCGCAGATGCTGTCCCCTCTCCCGGACTCCCTGGTCGCGCTCCTCCCCCGCCTCCTCTCCTCCAG CTGCCCTTCTGTCGCCGCGCTGAGCTGCGAGGTGCTGGGCGCGGCGGCGTTGCGGTCCATGGAGGCCGGCGAGGTGCTGGCGTCCGACAGTGGCATCGCCAGCGGCTTGGCGAGGGCGCTGGGGAGTGGAAGCCAGCGAGTGACCGAGGCTGCCTGTAATTCTATAATGGATCTCTCGGCCTCTTCAGTTGGTAGGGAGCGCCTTGCAGGCTCACCTGTCCTGCCGAGCATGTT GCATGTATTTTTTCAGGTGGAATCTATTTGTGAATTTGTTGATAGCAGGACAACCAAACACCCAGAAAAAGACACAGAAGCAAATAAAATCTCATACTTGATCATCGACACAGTGGTCCTTCTGGTGAGTTCCCGTAAAGTTGACAAAATGCAAAGTATGCAGCAAGAGCTAGTAAGGAGCACTCTGTCTTTGTTATATAAAGTATGGAAGAAAGTCAAACTCTTGAGATCATCAGCTGATTGCAACAACAGGAAGAATCAACTTCAAAGTAGAGAATATGAGATATCTAAAGCTATTTTTAATCTTTCAATTGAACTTGCTTCTCCAGCCTGCCTAGAGCCTGATGTGGTCAGGAAAAGTATTTTTGGCCAAGCTGAGTCCAATTTCGAAAATTTTGTCCTGGCCTACTGGGAAAAGTCACCTAATTTGTACAGGAGGAAACAAAACACTCAAAATGATGATCCTGTCTTTGCAGCCTTGAATAGTGCTTTTAATCTTGGTACAACACCTGATGCTATAATTGAATCATTTATAAAGGGGCTTGTTTCTTGCCCTGCTATTGCTTCAGATGAACTCGACATAAATTCATTTCTCCATGAAGTTCATGATTCCTTGGGTGATGCCATAAAGTACAGGCAAGACATTAGGGTTTTGAGAACAGAAGACCCAAGTGATCAAACCTCAAGGGTATATGCGAGGGAGGAGCATTTTTTCGATGATGGAACAGTCTTCCTGGATGAAGAAGCATTCGCAAAAAAATGTAAGCATGCATTTAAGAAGGGCTATTCAGTTGCATTGCGTGGCTTGGAGTTCCGGTCCGAAAAGGTTGCTGCTATAGCTTCTGCCCTGGCTGATCTATTTGGCCAACCTTCTGTAGGAGCCAACATATACTTCTCTCCTCCAAGGTCTCAAGGCCTAGCCCGACATTATGATGATCACTGTGTACTTGTTTGGCAGCTACTTGGTTGCAAGAAATGGATGATTTGGCCTAATCCAAAGCCACTTTTGCCTAGACTATATGAGCCTTTTGATCCTCTAGATTGTACTTTAGATGATAACAGTGGAAGAGTGGAGGTGTTACATGAAGGAGACATGATGTACATTCCTAGAGGTTATGTCCACGAGGCTCACACTGATGTTGGTGAATCTCAAATGAATGCATATGCTGGTTATTCACTTCATTTGACTCTTGCTATTGAGGTTGAGCCACCCTTTGA GTGGGAAGGATTTGCACATATTGCACTTCATTGTTGGGTGGAGAAACAGAAGCTTGGAGGGTCTCGATTCGACAGGTCCAGAGCAAAAGAGGAAACTTCGCTATTTGCTCTTGTGTTGCATGTGGCCATCAGGTTGCTCTCCAACAATGATCCTATTTTCAGGAAGGCATGCATAGTTGCAGCAAAGCTTCCATCTTCCAGTTCCTGCACAACGGCACACTTGAAGGCTCTTAGAAGCAGCCAGAGATCAACTTTTGATGAGATACTTAGGAGCTTGGAGAAAAACTGCAGCTTCAAGGAAGCATTGAAAAGCATCGAGTTGGCAGTCCAAGAAAATAATGATGAACCGTTTCTGTGGATGAGCTGGCTCCGGCACTTGCCACAAGGAGGAGATGCAGACTTGAGAATCGATTTCTGCAACATCTTGGATGCCCTTGAAGAGCTTGTTGAGGCGTTCAGCTCTAACCCTGAGCAAGCCTTGGTTGGCTTCACAGGCTTCACTTCAAGGTTCTGCAGGTACGTCGTGTACCAGGACGCCTGCGAGAGCTTTGGGACTTTGCTTCAGATGTATAGAACAACCAGGAATCAGTACATGAGGGGAATGCTGGCGTTGCACGGGGCACACGTGAGTTGA